GCAACCCACAACGTTTATTGCTCCGGTTCCCTGGACCGAATCGCCCATCACCGTCATAGCAGTAAACGGGATGGATATATCTCCACATATCACTCCGACATCCCGGAAACGGAAGAAAAGCAAAAGATCCGTATCGCCATCCGACTCCACATCTCCAGCGATTGCGTTTATCGCGCCTGTGGCATTTCCAAAATTCACTGTGTTCACATCAATGGTAAGCGCATCGAAGTTAGCATCGGTTAGTACAGTCAGCCGAATCAAACCGTTGCGATCATTGGGATTTACTGTTCTGGGATTAACTAGAACTCCAACCGTTTCCGGGTTCGGATTACCTCCAACTACATCGATTTCAATACTGTCGTAAATGCTCTCTCCACCCCACAAGGTAATCTTCTGGATGAATCCCAGCGCAGGAGCAGGTTGAGGAGGTAAGATCTGATCACCAATAGTTGTGTTATCAACTTCGACGGACTGCCAAACGGTGTTTCCAGCATTGAAGTCAAATGTTTTCCGAACAGGAGTCACTCCATCAACGTCCAGATTGGCGCCCTGGAAAACCACTCTACAATGGCCGAATGCACTGTTTACATAGACTCTCGCATGTTGGACCTGTTCACCAGGTCCCAGGGCGAACGTGATCTCATCAAAGGCATGAAATATTTCGATTGCATGTGGCGGATCTGGCGCCGCGAAGGGAGCCGCGATAAGCGCATAACCTCCACTGTTGGAATGGACAAATATTGATGAGGCGAAGCCGGGTTGGGATGAATTTGTGTCCGAAGTGAAATCCTCCCGGTAGAACTGAGCCATTACCGGCGTGACACAGGACAAACATAGTAGAAGAACCAAGAAGCTTTTTTTCATTTGAATTTCCTCCTTGCTAGTTATAGCGAGAACCAGCTTCAAAAACTTGCAGACATCTCGGATTTTTTTTGCACGTGATATAGCCGATTTAGACAAAAGGAAAGGTAAAGTGGTCGAGATGCGCTTCTTTGCTGGAATGAGTATTACCCGGCGGACCTGGGGGTAGTTTCGCCTCATTGCCAATTTTAACTCCGGCAAATCCTCCAAGTCGCTGTCCTCTGTCCAAAAGGTCGTACGCCCAGATTTCCGAAGGATCTACACCGCGCAACCTCGCAAGAAAGATCAGACTCTCTTTCACTGTCTGTTCACAAAACGCGGGGACCTGCGGCATGTATCCGATCAACTCTTTTGCTTCGACCGGATCCTCTTCCAGTGAAATTCCTTTGATCTGAATGCATCCGGTGTAATGAACGAGGCCGAGTATGCAGCGCAACAGGCTGCTTTTGCCTGCTCCGTTCGCCCCGACAAGAGCCAGCGTTTCTCCGGCTTGCACTTCAAAACTCACGCGATCAAGAATCTGGCGGCCGCCGATCTTTGTGGAAACATCATTCACTGTGATCATCATCATTTCACTCTGCAGCACTTCGAATTTTATTTATCGTGATCCAGCAGCATGCGGTCAGCAGCAATCCCGGAAACCAAAGACCTGCGCTTGCAGAATTTACCGCGGCGATTCCACTGATTTCCGAGGGCCTCAACAGCGGACGCTTGTCTATTGCGACGGTCCGCGGACGACCCAGTGGAAAAGTTCTCGCCGCCATTTCCAGCGCTTCACTCGCAGGTCCCATTCGCAATAGACCCAGCTCCGGCCAG
The nucleotide sequence above comes from bacterium. Encoded proteins:
- a CDS encoding ATP-binding cassette domain-containing protein, coding for MMMITVNDVSTKIGGRQILDRVSFEVQAGETLALVGANGAGKSSLLRCILGLVHYTGCIQIKGISLEEDPVEAKELIGYMPQVPAFCEQTVKESLIFLARLRGVDPSEIWAYDLLDRGQRLGGFAGVKIGNEAKLPPGPPGNTHSSKEAHLDHFTFPFV